In the genome of Raphanus sativus cultivar WK10039 chromosome 4, ASM80110v3, whole genome shotgun sequence, one region contains:
- the LOC130511725 gene encoding uncharacterized protein LOC130511725: MLHSDPLLRGSKPIEKTLIGLEMLLIDEQETVIQGFIPSGGVKKYLPDMKQESVYSLGSKNKSVYRVADHSVTVSFSWSSIISVLKYSTIPFGEDNFWFHSYQEFKANCDLQSDLYDVVGHMKLVNG, encoded by the exons ATGCTACACTCTGATCCACTTCTTAGAGGCTCGAAACCTATTGAAAAAACACTTATTGGTCTCGAAATGCTCCTCATAGATGAACAG GAAACTGTTATTCAAGGATTCATTCCATCAGGAggtgttaaaaaatatttgccTGACATGAAACAAGAATCAGTTTACAGTCTCGGATCCAAAAACAAATCGGTGTATCGGGTTGCTGATCATAGCGTAACCGTTTCTTTCTCATGGAGCTCTATCATTTCGGTTCTTAAGTACAGTACCATCCCCTTCGGAGAGGACAATTTCTGGTTTCATTCATATCAGGAATTTAAAGCTAACTGTGATCTCCAAAGTGACCTTTACG ATGTTGTTGGCCACATGAAGCTGGTCAATGGATAG
- the LOC108855231 gene encoding uncharacterized protein LOC108855231 has translation MEQNPKTERKWRYTWEAQSHSPNLRLFLFDSETNPKSHCKSLNVSVLPEKSQLLVTWIGCSEAEDGVSLRVPVPRVLLDAESPVKFKALDDHIEVRLVLLLPVDHPLVSGLVTEDREKSAPLVMDCDVKTLTLMGGVHLHCKKCSVRLTKRVLFEFSEMPSVNWRESADNWFGTCCCSFGGISEKMVVKYTNSYACSSGLCLLSAATVLLSEDDLVECVLSDKIGTGPGCDLGGVELGSRRSEVDTESLHENGGEVDDSRDKASSVPECCLHDSSDSGQSFQSDQKLTLDKKLLLDGFLEDVFMAKASNVSKNVEWIEMACPECSSPIGAYPSGCGSNDKPIDGGVRLFKCYVSTSSATGESSDVFRKYTLERMFTNQLVECAKEELSFHVLVKDLTTKSPLFQIIVLNPNSWSLTGLLCSSKDEGGSTLELSPIVKVLFSSDCKSSLVKKVDEEVYILKGQGEELIELLTNASKFLPSSCAYLQGSLVSSMHL, from the coding sequence ATGGAGCAAAACCCTAAAACAGAGAGGAAATGGCGGTACACGTGGGAAGCTCAGTCTCACTCTCCGAACCTCCGTCTCTTTCTTTTCGACTCCGAAACCAACCCTAAGAGCCACTGCAAGAGCCTCAATGTCTCTGTTCTCCCCGAAAAATCTCAACTTCTCGTCACATGGATCGGTTGTTCCGAAGCAGAGGATGGTGTTTCTCTCCGTGTTCCTGTTCCTAGAGTGTTGCTAGACGCTGAGTCTCCCGTAAAGTTTAAAGCTTTGGACGATCACATCGAGGTTAGACTTGTTCTGTTACTCCCCGTTGATCATCCTCTGGTCTCCGGTTTGGTGACTGAAGATAGAGAAAAGTCTGCTCCTTTAGTGATGGACTGTGATGTGAAGACTCTAACTTTGATGGGAGGAGTTCATCTACACTGTAAGAAATGTTCGGTTAGGTTAACAAAGAGAGTTCTTTTTGAGTTCTCGGAGATGCCGTCTGTTAACTGGAGGGAATCAGCTGATAACTGGTTTGGTACTTGCTGTTGTTCGTTTGGAGGGATTAGCGAGAAGATGGTAGTTAAGTACACTAACTCATATGCATGCTCTAGTGGGTTGTGTCTGCTTAGTGCCGCAACTGTTTTGCTCAGCGAGGATGATCTCGTAGAGTGTGTCTTGTCTGATAAAATTGGAACGGGTCCGGGTTGTGATCTTGGTGGAGTTGAATTGGGTTCTAGAAGAAGTGAAGTGGATACTGAGAGCCTACATGAGAATGGAGGTGAGGTTGATGACTCGAGAGACAAGGCATCATCAGTTCCTGAATGTTGTCTACATGACTCGTCTGACTCTGGTCAGAGTTTTCAGTCGGACCAGAAACTTACACTTGATAAGAAGCTTCTTCTTGATGGGTTTCTTGAGGATGTTTTTATGGCAAAGGCATCGAATGTATCCAAGAACGTCGAGTGGATTGAAATGGCTTGTCCAGAGTGTTCGTCTCCTATTGGAGCCTATCCTTCTGGCTGCGGGAGCAACGATAAACCCATAGACGGTGGAGTTAGACTCTTCAAGTGCTACGTTTCCACATCCTCTGCCACCGGTGAATCCTCTGATGTTTTCAGGAAATACACATTGGAGAGAATGTTTACAAATCAGCTAGTGGAATGCGCCAAAGAAGAGTTATCCTTTCATGTGTTGGTCAAAGACTTGACAACCAAATCGCCTCTGTTCCAGATTATCGTCCTGAATCCAAACTCTTGGTCCTTGACTGGTCTGTTGTGCTCGAGCAAAGATGAAGGAGGTTCCACGCTAGAGCTAAGCCCTATAGTGAAGGTTCTGTTTTCCTCAGATTGCAAGAGCTCACTGGTGAAGAAGGTTGATGAAGAAGTTTACATTTTGAAGGGACAAGGAGAGGAGTTGATAGAGCTGCTAACGAATGCAAGCAAATTTCTTCCATCTTCATGTGCATATCTTCAGGGCTCCCTTGTCTCATCTATGCATCTATGA